One stretch of candidate division KSB1 bacterium DNA includes these proteins:
- a CDS encoding tetratricopeptide repeat protein, with protein sequence MPAEQDKGHGTRGEAKPPTTWRQRLALMVSGLFLLGLAEGVLRLAGMGNRARRLDPFVGFERVYPLWVESKAGDGRLMMATAPNKLPFFNHQEFSAKKAPGTVRIFCFGGSTTYGRPYRGETAFPRWLAINLQLQDPDHRYEVINAGGISYASYRVAHLVEEALRYEPDVFVLYCGHNEFLEARTYDALLRQPPVVRKARLLMDRSALYAALRPVVTAVQRRVLGQGEEKPPLKDEVSAILDASAGLERYSRQTLQREQTYAHYRYNLERMVALARQHHVKMLLATLPTNLKDFSPFKSEHREPWSQEQQEWWDEHFRAGIIAGARGGYEQALAAYQQCYQLDDQYAELAYRIGCCLHRLGHFDLAKQYLLLARELDVCPLRAPGEINRIIRDVASRYGLALVDVEEEFARRSPQGVMDSSLLLDHVHPTVRGHQLIAELLVQQMQRLGWVPAARAVTDHERLAAYERVMHALPPDYYLEGTLNLAKVLGWAGKEEEKLALLRRHQQQLQGHAEFHYMMGNSMLRRGEVAEATREFRRCIELSPSFANAYTNLGMALEQSGDAEGARAQYLKALSLAPQDYVAQANLGRLAYLRGDNRAAIAAFRKAIALNGEYADAYSGLGVVYHHQGYREQAVVQLQKALQKNPGYAEAYYNLGLIYLEEGRLQQAMEAFRRAIACDPLYADAHCSLGVCFYQMQDLPHAVSALQTALRLNPRLGKAHNNLAVAYYTMGDLRRAWDHVRAAQQVHYDVDPAFLELLRTEGHRGVQGGQGSHPTP encoded by the coding sequence TTGCCCGCTGAGCAGGACAAAGGGCACGGGACACGCGGCGAGGCTAAGCCTCCGACGACCTGGCGGCAGAGGCTGGCCCTCATGGTGTCCGGGCTGTTCCTCCTGGGGCTTGCCGAAGGAGTACTCCGCCTGGCAGGTATGGGCAACCGAGCCAGGCGCCTCGACCCTTTTGTCGGCTTTGAAAGGGTTTATCCGTTATGGGTCGAGAGCAAAGCAGGGGACGGGCGGCTGATGATGGCCACCGCCCCCAACAAGCTGCCCTTCTTCAATCATCAGGAATTCTCCGCAAAGAAAGCCCCCGGCACGGTCCGCATCTTTTGCTTCGGTGGCTCAACCACCTACGGTCGCCCTTACAGAGGCGAGACCGCTTTTCCCAGATGGCTTGCGATCAACCTCCAGCTACAGGATCCCGATCACCGCTACGAAGTCATCAACGCCGGTGGCATCTCCTACGCCAGCTATCGCGTTGCCCACCTGGTAGAGGAGGCATTGCGCTACGAGCCGGACGTGTTCGTGCTATACTGCGGCCACAACGAGTTTCTGGAGGCGCGCACCTATGATGCACTCCTACGCCAGCCTCCCGTGGTGCGGAAAGCGAGGCTGCTCATGGACAGGTCAGCCCTCTATGCTGCCTTGCGCCCCGTAGTTACGGCCGTGCAAAGGAGAGTCCTCGGCCAAGGGGAGGAGAAGCCCCCGCTGAAGGATGAGGTCAGTGCCATCCTTGATGCCAGTGCCGGCCTGGAGCGCTACTCGCGGCAGACTCTGCAGCGCGAGCAAACTTATGCCCACTATCGTTACAACCTGGAGCGCATGGTGGCGCTCGCCCGCCAGCATCACGTCAAGATGCTGCTGGCAACGCTGCCCACAAACCTCAAAGACTTTTCCCCTTTCAAATCTGAACACCGCGAGCCGTGGAGCCAAGAACAACAGGAGTGGTGGGATGAACACTTTCGCGCTGGCATCATTGCCGGGGCTCGCGGGGGGTACGAACAGGCACTGGCTGCCTACCAACAATGCTACCAGCTCGATGATCAGTACGCGGAATTGGCCTACCGCATTGGTTGCTGTCTGCACAGGCTGGGGCACTTTGACCTGGCCAAGCAGTATTTACTGCTGGCCAGGGAGTTGGATGTCTGCCCGCTGCGAGCACCTGGGGAGATTAACCGGATCATCCGGGATGTAGCCTCCCGCTATGGGCTCGCACTGGTCGATGTGGAGGAGGAGTTTGCACGCCGTTCGCCCCAGGGGGTGATGGACTCTTCTTTGTTGCTGGACCACGTGCATCCGACGGTGCGCGGCCATCAGCTTATCGCCGAGCTGCTGGTCCAGCAGATGCAACGCCTGGGGTGGGTGCCCGCCGCCAGGGCAGTGACCGACCATGAGCGCCTGGCTGCCTATGAACGGGTGATGCACGCGCTGCCCCCTGACTACTACCTGGAAGGCACGCTCAACCTGGCCAAAGTCCTCGGCTGGGCCGGCAAAGAGGAGGAAAAGTTGGCGCTCCTGCGCCGCCACCAGCAACAGCTCCAGGGCCACGCCGAATTTCACTACATGATGGGCAATAGCATGCTGCGCCGTGGAGAGGTGGCAGAGGCGACGAGGGAGTTCCGTCGCTGCATCGAACTGAGTCCCTCCTTTGCCAACGCCTACACCAATCTTGGCATGGCGTTAGAGCAGAGCGGCGATGCCGAGGGGGCGCGCGCCCAGTACCTCAAGGCCTTGAGCCTGGCCCCCCAGGACTATGTGGCGCAGGCGAACCTCGGACGGCTGGCCTATTTGCGTGGCGACAATAGGGCCGCTATTGCCGCCTTCCGCAAGGCGATTGCCCTTAACGGTGAGTACGCGGACGCGTACTCGGGCTTGGGTGTGGTCTATCACCACCAAGGGTATCGGGAGCAAGCAGTGGTTCAGCTCCAGAAGGCGCTGCAGAAAAACCCTGGCTATGCGGAAGCATATTACAACTTGGGGCTCATCTACTTAGAGGAGGGAAGACTGCAGCAGGCCATGGAAGCATTCCGACGCGCCATCGCCTGTGACCCCTTGTATGCGGATGCGCACTGCAGCCTGGGAGTATGCTTCTATCAGATGCAGGACTTACCCCATGCCGTGAGCGCCCTGCAGACCGCCTTGCGCCTCAACCCGCGCCTGGGCAAAGCCCACAACAATCTTGCCGTGGCCTACTATACCATGGGCGATCTGCGGCGCGCCTGGGATCATGTCAGGGCGGCGCAGCAAGTCCACTACGATGTCGACCCTGCTTTCCTCGAGTTGCTGAGGACAGAAGGGCACAGGGGGGTTCAGGGGGGCCAGGGCAGCCATCCAACTCCTTAG
- a CDS encoding GWxTD domain-containing protein — protein MVGLWALAFAVVGWAVAPAAQQGALRFNCDWAAFKELRSAGATYQEVYLGIPHGRLRFSATEGGWLAGYSVRARLLTRAGQAVGERTWQSVVRADSLQDSQRQTSLEVVGFVVHEDSLLLDVEVEDLNSGMRGSLQTWVQVPTFADSGLQMSEVELAGSIERAAADNRFVKSGFQVLPNPTRIYGIDSPFLYFYCELYNLVAGQSCLRQWSVVDGQGNPVHSGQRSMRPRAPTAVWAEKINLLGVASGRYLLRLAVTDSTSGATVQRETPFWFSNPAVVSSPSQLDEQQAAQARAQLTYLVSDQELRLFDQLDAQGKARYVASFWAAFSPQFRSEHLRRFDAANRLFGSPTTPGWQSDRGRVYIMYGPPDEIEREPASVDTRAYEIWIYENLKSQGRVEFVFCDYGVYGNHRLVHCTLKSGERLEIYNPDWREEIRIAR, from the coding sequence GTGGTAGGTTTGTGGGCGCTGGCTTTTGCGGTGGTAGGTTGGGCAGTTGCACCCGCTGCCCAGCAAGGGGCGCTTCGTTTCAATTGCGACTGGGCGGCCTTCAAAGAGCTGCGCAGCGCAGGTGCGACCTACCAGGAGGTGTATCTGGGCATTCCTCATGGGCGGCTGCGCTTCAGCGCCACCGAGGGGGGGTGGTTGGCCGGCTACTCCGTGCGGGCGCGCCTCCTGACTCGCGCTGGGCAGGCTGTTGGGGAACGCACCTGGCAGAGCGTGGTGCGCGCTGACTCGCTGCAGGACAGCCAACGACAGACATCCCTGGAGGTGGTCGGCTTCGTGGTGCATGAGGATTCGCTCCTCTTGGACGTCGAGGTAGAGGACCTGAATTCGGGCATGCGTGGCTCACTGCAGACCTGGGTGCAGGTGCCCACCTTTGCTGACTCTGGTCTGCAGATGAGCGAGGTGGAGTTGGCAGGCTCCATCGAGCGTGCAGCTGCTGACAATCGGTTCGTGAAAAGTGGTTTTCAAGTCCTTCCCAACCCTACGCGCATCTATGGCATCGACTCGCCTTTCTTGTATTTCTACTGCGAACTGTACAATCTGGTGGCGGGGCAGAGCTGCCTGCGCCAGTGGTCGGTTGTAGACGGCCAAGGCAACCCCGTGCACTCGGGGCAGAGGAGCATGCGGCCGCGCGCCCCCACCGCGGTGTGGGCGGAAAAGATCAACCTCTTAGGGGTGGCCTCTGGGCGGTATCTGCTGCGGCTGGCCGTGACCGATAGCACCAGCGGCGCCACTGTGCAACGGGAGACCCCTTTTTGGTTCAGCAATCCCGCCGTGGTCAGCTCGCCTAGCCAGCTGGACGAGCAGCAAGCAGCCCAGGCCCGTGCCCAACTTACCTACTTGGTGAGCGACCAGGAGCTGCGCCTGTTTGACCAGCTGGATGCGCAGGGCAAGGCCAGGTACGTCGCCTCCTTTTGGGCGGCCTTTTCGCCCCAGTTCCGGTCGGAACATCTGCGCCGCTTTGACGCTGCGAACCGGTTGTTCGGCTCGCCGACCACTCCGGGTTGGCAGTCCGACCGCGGGCGGGTCTACATCATGTATGGGCCCCCGGACGAAATAGAGCGGGAGCCGGCCAGCGTCGATACGCGCGCCTACGAGATCTGGATCTACGAGAACCTCAAGAGCCAGGGGCGAGTGGAGTTTGTCTTCTGTGACTATGGCGTTTACGGCAACCATCGTCTCGTGCACTGTACGCTCAAGAGTGGGGAGCGGTTGGAGATTTACAATCCTGACTGGCGCGAGGAGATAAGGATTGCCCGCTGA
- a CDS encoding T9SS type A sorting domain-containing protein, which yields MRKATILLTAVLLLVGAGVSWGQRCPISGVTPVLVATSPSGGPSFNSCYRGGNEVIYYEPSTGNLIATWYWAYGSSDPDPRRITAAISTDGGQTWTLHESINLGVGAVMNAYYPTLKGNASTPIIVYRNVSTANTTLMKGQPTLAMDLLGWNMGGWANSFIDQTASAEDILDMRYYSIAIAPDNPQLWLVGAYHHPGTTSAPQAPGEYLLVYRSEDGGATWSPPIRWASAVPADVGKPNYVIDLSTSSTLVELGANNKAYAAGLGQYYSDDDLWRVIYSTSTDGGATWSSPALIPGADFLDFGNGRLGRNITSLLDGAGNFHVFAIGADTSEGTPEQVCAWDFRYDGSVWNISRFVYPQVIPEGIVALNPKNSAWPMNNAALGPDGTLYYSYVDVVDTTGAAGDQYKYKYKMFVMVSGDQGSTWNGPVAVVENWSGRGHPNGMAKNASDKLHIIFREYVGGVDSLYYVGAPTSEVKARSAVSLPRSEVPKSFALYQNFPNPFNPTTSIRFDLKEQAHVTLTVHNERGQEVARLVDRVEPAGMKGVVWDARGLPSGVYFCTLRAGDFVATRKMTLVR from the coding sequence ATGCGCAAAGCGACGATTCTCCTTACGGCGGTGCTCCTGTTGGTAGGGGCAGGCGTGAGCTGGGGGCAGAGGTGTCCTATCTCTGGCGTGACGCCCGTGCTGGTTGCCACCAGCCCGTCCGGGGGGCCGAGTTTCAACTCCTGCTATCGCGGAGGCAACGAGGTCATCTACTATGAGCCGTCAACCGGAAACTTAATCGCGACATGGTACTGGGCCTACGGCTCATCCGATCCAGACCCCCGGAGGATCACCGCGGCTATTTCCACCGATGGTGGCCAGACGTGGACCCTCCATGAGAGCATCAATCTGGGTGTGGGTGCGGTGATGAATGCCTACTACCCCACTTTGAAAGGGAACGCCTCAACCCCGATCATCGTCTACCGCAATGTTTCCACGGCCAACACGACGCTCATGAAGGGCCAACCGACGCTGGCCATGGACTTGCTCGGCTGGAACATGGGGGGATGGGCAAATAGCTTCATCGATCAGACTGCTTCTGCAGAGGACATCCTGGATATGCGTTATTACAGCATCGCGATAGCGCCTGATAACCCGCAGCTGTGGTTGGTGGGAGCCTATCACCATCCCGGGACCACTTCGGCGCCTCAGGCGCCCGGTGAGTACTTGTTGGTCTATCGCTCCGAGGACGGCGGCGCCACCTGGAGTCCGCCCATCCGATGGGCTTCGGCGGTGCCTGCAGACGTGGGCAAGCCAAACTACGTCATCGACCTGTCCACTTCTTCCACTTTGGTGGAATTGGGCGCCAACAACAAGGCATATGCGGCGGGACTTGGGCAGTATTATTCGGATGACGACCTGTGGCGTGTGATCTACTCCACCTCCACCGATGGAGGCGCTACCTGGTCGTCGCCGGCTCTTATTCCAGGCGCCGACTTTCTGGACTTTGGCAACGGCCGTCTAGGGCGGAACATTACCTCTCTCTTAGATGGGGCAGGTAACTTTCACGTCTTTGCTATCGGCGCCGACACCTCTGAGGGGACCCCAGAACAGGTGTGTGCCTGGGATTTTCGCTACGACGGCTCGGTGTGGAACATTAGCCGCTTCGTGTACCCGCAGGTCATCCCGGAGGGTATCGTAGCGCTCAACCCGAAGAACTCGGCGTGGCCGATGAACAATGCCGCCCTTGGCCCGGACGGGACCTTATACTACTCCTACGTCGATGTTGTTGACACCACAGGCGCTGCCGGCGACCAGTACAAGTACAAGTACAAGATGTTCGTCATGGTCTCCGGTGACCAGGGCAGCACTTGGAACGGGCCGGTGGCGGTGGTGGAGAACTGGAGCGGCCGCGGCCACCCCAACGGCATGGCCAAGAACGCCAGCGACAAGTTGCACATCATTTTCCGCGAGTACGTCGGCGGAGTGGACTCGCTGTACTATGTGGGTGCGCCCACCTCCGAGGTCAAGGCGCGCAGCGCCGTCAGCCTGCCGCGTAGTGAAGTACCGAAGTCTTTTGCCCTATACCAGAACTTCCCCAATCCTTTCAACCCGACTACCTCGATCAGGTTTGACCTTAAGGAGCAAGCGCACGTCACTCTCACCGTCCACAACGAGAGGGGCCAAGAGGTTGCCAGACTCGTCGACCGGGTCGAGCCTGCCGGGATGAAGGGTGTAGTGTGGGATGCCCGTGGGTTGCCTTCCGGCGTCTACTTCTGCACCCTGCGTGCTGGCGACTTTGTAGCCACGCGCAAGATGACTCTTGTGCGGTAG
- a CDS encoding PorV/PorQ family protein: MRKTIVLLLAATIVAPAPVFAQGEVHKVGTTAANFLNLEVGARAVALAGAFTALANDASALKWNPAGLSFFDRLTVTYHNVNLYADISHQFVGVVIPTGGNNVFGVALDYVDLGKIEKTTVESPDGTGLFFSSYNMAVSLSYSRMLTDRVTFGVTGRYVHEQIWQEKADGYCGDLGLLFSPGLSGLRVGMSITNFGPNMAMDEGPLQTFSYEPRPDQPGVGNRNLDAKFMVDDYPMPVSFQMGVALDLVGSKAFVVKSSANRLTWVFEVNDAFDNPMRAKYGLEYEWRNILALRAGYKQKYDLATFSFGGGLRLPVSGMNVRFDYALADYGDLDSIHVTSVEIGF; encoded by the coding sequence ATGAGAAAGACGATTGTTCTCCTACTTGCAGCGACGATTGTCGCTCCGGCGCCAGTCTTTGCCCAGGGAGAGGTGCACAAGGTGGGTACCACGGCGGCCAACTTCCTCAACCTCGAGGTGGGGGCGCGGGCAGTGGCCCTGGCGGGCGCCTTCACTGCCCTGGCCAACGATGCCTCGGCCCTGAAGTGGAACCCGGCCGGGCTGTCGTTCTTCGACCGTCTGACCGTCACCTATCACAACGTCAACCTCTATGCGGATATCTCGCACCAGTTCGTGGGGGTGGTGATTCCCACGGGTGGCAACAACGTCTTCGGCGTCGCCCTTGACTATGTGGATTTGGGTAAGATCGAGAAGACCACCGTGGAAAGCCCTGACGGTACCGGCCTTTTCTTCTCCAGCTACAACATGGCCGTCAGTCTGAGTTACTCTCGCATGCTCACCGACCGCGTCACCTTTGGTGTGACCGGGCGCTACGTGCACGAGCAGATCTGGCAAGAGAAGGCCGATGGCTACTGTGGGGATCTGGGGCTGTTATTCAGCCCAGGGCTCAGCGGCCTACGCGTGGGCATGAGCATCACCAATTTCGGCCCGAACATGGCCATGGATGAAGGCCCGCTCCAGACCTTCTCCTATGAGCCGCGCCCAGATCAACCCGGCGTCGGCAACCGTAACCTGGATGCCAAGTTCATGGTAGATGACTACCCTATGCCGGTCAGTTTCCAAATGGGTGTCGCGCTGGATCTGGTGGGATCGAAGGCCTTCGTGGTCAAGAGCTCTGCCAATCGCCTCACGTGGGTGTTCGAGGTGAACGACGCGTTCGACAACCCAATGCGCGCCAAGTACGGCCTCGAATACGAGTGGCGCAACATCCTGGCCCTGCGCGCGGGTTACAAGCAGAAGTACGACCTGGCCACTTTTTCGTTCGGTGGCGGATTGCGCCTGCCGGTGTCGGGCATGAACGTACGCTTCGACTATGCCCTTGCCGACTATGGCGACCTGGACAGCATCCATGTCACCTCGGTAGAGATCGGCTTCTGA
- a CDS encoding TonB-dependent receptor → MRGSIVMALVVALLLLPCLVHAQSVTGKIDGVVKDRASGRPIPGVSVIVKGTARGASTGADGYYFILNVQPGTYTLVASMIGYRTVHKEGVQVVVEQTTRINFELEETVLEGEEVVVTAERPLIERDVTSKVSTITYEDIKNLPAEDMTRVLALQSNVTVLTNTPYSKSGYDLRGIEDIRMRGGRNNELALVIDGMKVGNPLFGGFATRVNNNAINQMTVAAGGFSPEYGNALSGVINLSTREGGSVFSGQLEYSTSMPFGIKALAPAEGRARNYQDVVASFSGPVPFTKTVSFFFSGEASVRAGTVLKFDDIIWDDYRGDLPSSKELFKDFFEDGKMDLITSAQLQSVKTKGPVYGAVRWINPIDIWKGWKGLGWDNSFDYLGKLTWRISPNLKLALSASQSGGYSQANVFHAGYYYYLPDDWFGGWYNVDQSPVDNRESIDRLLVCSDCGARIFLRGAKYDDGRFVAPGEPTPEVCPVCGSTNFEIWHRNRSGMGARQVRIQRSNRQSLALSHTLSPSTFYTFRFQRFFQSRRSRILNDYSHPYATVMGLTNYWAPDWDNILAKEQYAHYNTYGVLDPWEDYFRIRYDNNYFEGDSSVTYDLRLDFTSQVTRHHQLKFGGQFVYMDVHRHDDQGTSGPSAYPTIYRMLPKEGALYILDKIEYGSVVINVGGRLDYANAGGEMWADPLDPLGEQDPTQPGFEYNGWVKAKKKFKFSPRIGMAYPLTDKSVVHFNFGHFYQAPNYRDLYRASGAIREVSMMRGNIIGNPSLEPEKAIQYEIGFQQQIGDLYGLNATLWTKETTNQVGSITVPAYSDPGHDNPYTYYVFVNNNFGSAKGMDITLRKRYSHYFSGTVNYTWSRAMVLKPTSWDGYWDGDTKQTMPKRESIASWDQPHSIRVHIDFSIPSRSGPRLLGKRLLSNFGVSLVYFGESGRVYTPYMGDEGYLEKENSARWPFWHQFDLRAYKNVKAFGLTYSFFVQVRNLFDRLNVLEGYERTGSATDPGGAYGTYSATRMDGITINNFGPRRLINFGVRLMM, encoded by the coding sequence ATGAGAGGGAGCATAGTTATGGCGCTAGTGGTAGCTTTGCTACTACTACCTTGCCTCGTCCACGCCCAATCAGTCACTGGCAAGATTGACGGGGTGGTCAAGGATAGGGCCTCTGGCCGGCCCATTCCTGGGGTCAGCGTAATCGTCAAGGGCACGGCACGCGGTGCCTCCACTGGCGCGGATGGTTACTACTTCATCCTGAACGTGCAGCCAGGAACCTACACGCTGGTGGCCTCAATGATTGGCTACCGGACGGTGCACAAGGAGGGGGTGCAGGTGGTGGTCGAGCAGACCACGCGCATCAACTTTGAATTGGAAGAGACGGTGCTGGAGGGAGAGGAGGTGGTGGTGACGGCCGAGCGCCCGCTCATCGAGCGCGACGTGACCTCGAAGGTTTCCACTATTACCTACGAGGACATCAAGAACTTGCCTGCCGAGGACATGACCAGGGTACTGGCGTTGCAGTCGAATGTCACTGTCCTGACCAATACGCCGTACAGCAAGTCGGGCTACGACCTGCGCGGCATCGAGGACATTCGTATGCGCGGCGGGCGCAACAACGAGCTGGCCTTAGTCATTGACGGCATGAAGGTGGGGAACCCGCTGTTTGGCGGCTTCGCCACGCGGGTCAACAATAACGCCATCAACCAGATGACGGTGGCTGCCGGCGGGTTTAGCCCTGAATACGGCAATGCCCTGTCCGGGGTCATCAACCTGTCCACGCGCGAGGGGGGGTCAGTCTTCTCGGGGCAGCTCGAGTATAGCACTTCCATGCCGTTTGGCATCAAGGCGTTGGCGCCTGCTGAGGGGCGGGCGCGCAATTACCAAGACGTGGTGGCCAGTTTCAGTGGCCCGGTGCCCTTCACCAAGACCGTGTCCTTCTTCTTCTCTGGCGAGGCCAGTGTGCGGGCTGGCACGGTGCTCAAGTTTGACGACATCATTTGGGACGACTATCGTGGAGATCTTCCCTCGTCGAAGGAGTTGTTCAAAGACTTCTTCGAAGACGGCAAGATGGACCTGATCACTTCTGCGCAACTGCAGAGCGTCAAGACCAAAGGGCCAGTGTACGGGGCTGTGCGCTGGATTAACCCCATTGATATCTGGAAAGGGTGGAAAGGGTTGGGGTGGGATAACTCGTTTGACTACTTGGGTAAGTTGACCTGGCGCATCAGTCCCAACCTCAAGCTGGCGCTGAGCGCTTCCCAGTCGGGCGGCTACAGTCAGGCCAACGTGTTCCACGCGGGCTACTACTACTACCTGCCTGACGACTGGTTCGGCGGTTGGTACAACGTGGATCAGAGCCCAGTGGACAACCGGGAGAGCATCGACCGGTTGTTGGTGTGCAGCGACTGTGGCGCGCGCATCTTTTTGCGCGGGGCCAAGTACGACGACGGCCGCTTTGTTGCCCCTGGTGAACCAACGCCTGAGGTCTGTCCTGTCTGTGGGAGCACCAACTTTGAGATCTGGCATCGGAACCGCTCAGGCATGGGCGCCCGCCAGGTACGCATCCAGCGCAGCAACAGACAGAGCCTGGCGTTGAGCCACACGTTGAGCCCCTCCACCTTCTACACCTTCAGGTTTCAGCGCTTCTTCCAGTCCCGCCGCTCGCGCATTCTCAATGACTACAGCCACCCCTACGCCACCGTCATGGGGTTGACGAATTATTGGGCGCCGGACTGGGATAACATTCTGGCCAAGGAGCAATACGCTCACTACAATACCTACGGGGTCCTCGACCCCTGGGAGGACTACTTCCGCATCCGCTACGACAACAACTACTTTGAGGGTGACTCCAGCGTCACTTATGACCTGCGGTTGGACTTTACCAGCCAGGTGACCAGGCACCATCAGCTCAAGTTCGGGGGCCAGTTCGTGTACATGGACGTGCACCGGCACGACGACCAAGGGACCTCAGGGCCCTCGGCGTACCCGACCATCTACCGCATGCTTCCCAAGGAGGGTGCGCTCTACATCTTGGACAAGATCGAGTATGGCAGCGTTGTCATCAATGTCGGGGGCAGGCTGGACTACGCCAACGCCGGTGGTGAGATGTGGGCCGATCCCCTGGATCCCCTGGGCGAGCAGGACCCAACCCAACCCGGCTTTGAATACAATGGGTGGGTGAAGGCCAAGAAAAAGTTCAAGTTCAGCCCCCGCATCGGCATGGCCTATCCGCTTACCGACAAGTCGGTGGTGCACTTTAACTTTGGCCATTTCTACCAGGCGCCCAACTACCGCGACCTCTATCGCGCCTCCGGGGCCATCCGCGAAGTGAGCATGATGCGGGGCAACATCATTGGCAACCCGAGCTTGGAGCCGGAGAAAGCTATCCAGTACGAGATCGGCTTCCAGCAGCAGATCGGCGACCTGTACGGGCTCAATGCGACCTTGTGGACCAAGGAGACCACAAACCAGGTGGGCTCTATCACGGTGCCTGCCTATTCGGACCCAGGGCACGATAATCCGTACACCTACTATGTGTTTGTTAACAACAACTTCGGTTCGGCCAAGGGCATGGACATCACCCTGCGCAAACGTTACAGCCACTACTTCTCGGGGACCGTCAACTATACGTGGTCGCGGGCGATGGTGCTGAAGCCCACCTCCTGGGACGGCTACTGGGACGGGGACACCAAGCAGACCATGCCCAAGCGGGAGAGCATCGCCTCGTGGGATCAGCCGCACAGCATTCGGGTGCATATCGACTTTAGTATCCCCTCTCGTAGCGGGCCGCGCCTTTTGGGCAAGCGGCTGCTCTCCAATTTCGGGGTCAGCCTCGTCTACTTTGGCGAGAGCGGGCGCGTCTATACCCCCTACATGGGCGACGAAGGTTACTTGGAGAAAGAGAACTCTGCCCGTTGGCCGTTCTGGCACCAGTTTGACCTGCGGGCTTACAAGAACGTGAAGGCATTCGGGTTGACCTACTCGTTCTTCGTGCAGGTGCGCAACCTGTTCGACCGCCTCAACGTGCTGGAGGGCTACGAGCGTACCGGCTCGGCAACTGATCCCGGTGGCGCCTATGGTACTTACAGCGCCACCAGAATGGATGGCATCACCATCAACAATTTTGGCCCGCGCCGCTTGATCAACTTTGGCGTGCGACTGATGATGTAG